The Ciona intestinalis unplaced genomic scaffold, KH HT001233.1, whole genome shotgun sequence region ACCCTTAAAACTTTCTAATTCATGCCATTATCTATTACAGCTGtacataatgttttaaatttagttaccAATCTGTGACATCTCTTTCATTACACGAATTCACTACAAAGCAAGTTGCAGTGATAAATGGGGTGAGCATGAAATTGATCACGTTCTGTTTGCACGTAAGGATGTGGATTTAAACGTCAACCCAAATGAGGTTTCAGAGGTAAATACGATATTCTGTGAGTTTGAAACTATAATTATAGCCATTTACctgattaaatgaatgtaacttttatgtaTCCTGGGATGGCGGGTAATAAGTCCACACTATTAGCGGGCAGTGACCATTGTTACAACACACAGATTCTTTGACAGTTGGTTTATGTACCAACATAGAGTTAAAGTAcaatgctttttattttacaggtaCGCTATGTTTCTAAAGATGGAATGAA contains the following coding sequences:
- the LOC104266771 gene encoding isopentenyl-diphosphate Delta-isomerase 1-like, with the protein product LPICDISFITRIHYKASCSDKWGEHEIDHVLFARKDVDLNVNPNEVSEVRYVSKDGMKDFTKECENAGVPLTPWFKLILHSHLFKWWDNIENLKAVKDQNDIVRCT